One Anaerotignum faecicola DNA window includes the following coding sequences:
- the csaB gene encoding polysaccharide pyruvyl transferase CsaB: MQKKYTVLMALMGLEIGGAETHVVELSKQLNKDGYRIVVASNGGVYVKELEQAGIKHYKVPMNKRSIPDMRKSYLLLENIIKKENIDIVHAHARIPSFVCALLKRKMNFTFVTTAHWVFYTGMGLKYLTNWGQKVVAVSDDIKDYLIKNYGIDRSNIFVTINGIDTDKFSPDKKGESVIKELGLSTEENRIVYVSRMDEDRSLVAEQLINITEELDKNIGKLRIVIAGGGNSFQRLKEKADGVNKRLGRECISMLGARTDINEIVATGKLFIGVSRAALEAMAAAKPVIIAGNEGYIGIFKEEKLEEAQENNFCCRGCELSTEERLKKDIVYALNELTEENINELGRYGREVIFEYYSVSKMASDCVAAYNAAWEESKYKRKNVLMSGYYGFNNAGDDAILLSIHSNIRKMNRNINVSVLANNPEQTKIKYGVKVVNRYNMISVLNSIRKCDMLISGGGSLLQDRTSTRSIIYYLSIIRCAKLFGKKVMLYANGIGPVTKQQNRNLVKNVVNKADIITLREDNSLEELRNMGVTNKNTFVTADPVFTLDGISREKAVKMISAQGIPLDKPIVGVSVRNWKDSDRFLDDFAGLCDRVAEELGRTVVFVSMQVPNDAVVSRLVQSRMKNKSYILKEDATPFETMGMIGVMDFVMSMRLHTLIFAARQRVPLVGFVYDPKIESYLQKFDMPSGGSVNKYDFEKSFEIIKDISINRKSYVDRLNKSVAVLEELAEKNETYLINLLGE; the protein is encoded by the coding sequence ATGCAGAAAAAATATACTGTTTTAATGGCTTTGATGGGGCTTGAAATAGGCGGGGCCGAAACGCATGTTGTTGAACTTTCAAAACAGCTTAATAAGGACGGGTACAGGATTGTTGTGGCGTCTAACGGCGGCGTTTATGTTAAAGAGCTTGAACAGGCGGGGATAAAGCATTATAAGGTTCCTATGAATAAGAGGAGTATTCCCGATATGAGAAAATCATATTTACTTCTCGAGAATATTATTAAAAAGGAAAATATTGATATTGTGCATGCCCACGCCAGAATACCGAGCTTTGTCTGTGCGCTTCTCAAACGGAAAATGAATTTTACTTTTGTAACTACCGCTCATTGGGTTTTCTATACAGGTATGGGGCTTAAGTATTTAACTAACTGGGGGCAGAAAGTTGTTGCCGTAAGCGACGATATTAAAGATTACCTTATTAAAAATTACGGTATAGACAGAAGCAATATATTTGTTACAATCAACGGTATAGACACAGATAAGTTTTCTCCCGATAAAAAAGGTGAAAGCGTAATAAAGGAGCTTGGTCTGAGCACAGAAGAAAACCGTATTGTGTATGTCAGCAGAATGGACGAGGACAGATCTCTTGTTGCGGAACAGCTTATTAACATTACGGAAGAACTTGATAAAAATATTGGTAAACTAAGAATTGTTATTGCCGGCGGAGGGAATTCTTTTCAGCGCCTTAAAGAAAAAGCAGACGGCGTTAACAAACGCCTGGGGCGGGAATGTATATCTATGCTGGGAGCAAGGACTGATATAAATGAAATTGTGGCAACAGGAAAGCTTTTTATAGGAGTAAGCCGCGCCGCGCTTGAGGCTATGGCCGCTGCTAAGCCTGTGATAATTGCAGGAAACGAAGGGTATATCGGTATTTTTAAAGAAGAAAAACTTGAAGAGGCGCAGGAAAATAATTTTTGCTGCCGCGGCTGTGAACTTTCAACAGAGGAACGGCTTAAAAAAGATATTGTATACGCCCTGAATGAATTGACAGAAGAAAATATTAATGAATTGGGACGATACGGCCGCGAAGTTATATTTGAATATTATTCTGTAAGCAAAATGGCTTCCGACTGTGTAGCGGCTTACAATGCCGCATGGGAAGAATCGAAGTATAAAAGGAAAAATGTCCTAATGTCGGGATACTATGGTTTTAATAATGCGGGCGATGATGCAATACTGCTTTCAATACATTCAAATATACGAAAAATGAACAGAAATATAAATGTTTCCGTTTTGGCTAATAACCCCGAGCAGACAAAGATTAAATACGGCGTTAAAGTTGTAAACAGATACAATATGATAAGCGTTTTAAATTCCATAAGGAAATGCGATATGCTTATAAGCGGCGGCGGAAGCCTCCTTCAGGACAGAACGAGCACAAGGTCTATTATTTATTACCTTTCGATTATAAGATGCGCTAAACTGTTCGGAAAGAAAGTCATGCTGTATGCAAACGGCATTGGGCCGGTTACAAAACAACAGAACAGGAACCTTGTAAAAAATGTCGTTAACAAAGCGGATATAATAACTTTAAGGGAAGATAACTCCCTTGAAGAATTAAGGAATATGGGAGTTACAAATAAAAATACGTTTGTAACGGCAGATCCTGTTTTTACCCTCGACGGAATATCCAGGGAAAAAGCCGTTAAAATGATTTCGGCTCAGGGCATACCGTTAGATAAGCCGATAGTTGGCGTATCTGTGAGAAACTGGAAAGATTCCGACAGGTTTTTGGATGATTTTGCAGGGCTTTGCGACAGGGTTGCAGAAGAACTTGGCAGGACTGTGGTTTTTGTTTCAATGCAGGTTCCTAACGACGCTGTTGTAAGCCGGCTTGTTCAAAGCCGTATGAAAAATAAATCATATATACTTAAAGAGGACGCCACTCCGTTTGAAACTATGGGAATGATAGGCGTTATGGATTTTGTTATGAGCATGCGGCTTCATACGCTTATATTTGCCGCAAGGCAGAGGGTGCCTTTAGTCGGGTTTGTATATGACCCTAAAATAGAATCGTATCTTCAAAAATTTGATATGCCTTCCGGAGGAAGCGTGAATAAATATGATTTTGAAAAAAGTTTTGAAATAATAAAAGATATTTCCATAAACAGGAAAAGCTACGTTGACAGGCTTAATAAGTCGGTTGCGGTATTGGAAGAACTTGCGGAAAAAAATGAAACATATCTCATTAATTTGTTAGGGGAATAG
- a CDS encoding glycosyltransferase family 4 protein: MIKVLNIISDSNIGGAGKCLLNFIKYYNRDEFEVKVVVPAGSLLIPEIEKLGCETISADCIAEKSFDKRAVRILQSIIKDEKPDIVHTHGNLSGRVAAKICGRKIIYTRHSVFPVSPKISKGLGKFINKTMNEFLSDDIIAVAEAAKDNLTEGGISPNKIKVILNGVEAVEECSEDEKNNTMEQYGISRDDFVIGIMARMEPYKGHKYLIEAAEILKSKGYKIKVLMAGTGSCEGELKSMVMEKGLQDTVVFTGFINNVQNVLNIMDIQANASYGTEATSLALLEGMSLGIPAVVSDYGGNPGVISQGENGYIFKLKDSKDMAKYIETLITDREKYEYMSERAKEIFNGKFTAQIYAANIEDVYRNVLGGKGSHDKKEV; encoded by the coding sequence ATGATTAAAGTTTTAAATATAATAAGCGACAGCAATATAGGCGGGGCGGGTAAATGCCTGCTTAATTTTATAAAGTATTATAATAGGGATGAGTTTGAAGTTAAAGTCGTTGTCCCGGCAGGCAGCCTTCTGATACCTGAAATAGAAAAACTTGGATGTGAAACAATATCGGCAGACTGCATAGCCGAAAAATCTTTTGATAAAAGAGCCGTTAGAATATTGCAAAGCATTATCAAAGATGAAAAGCCGGATATTGTCCATACTCACGGAAATTTGAGCGGAAGGGTAGCCGCTAAAATATGCGGAAGGAAAATTATATATACGCGTCATTCCGTGTTTCCGGTCAGCCCTAAAATCAGCAAAGGTTTGGGAAAGTTCATTAACAAGACAATGAACGAGTTTCTTTCTGACGATATAATTGCCGTTGCCGAAGCGGCAAAAGATAATTTAACCGAAGGCGGTATAAGCCCGAACAAGATTAAAGTGATATTAAACGGCGTTGAAGCCGTTGAAGAGTGCAGTGAAGATGAAAAAAACAATACTATGGAACAATATGGTATAAGCCGCGACGATTTTGTAATAGGAATAATGGCCCGTATGGAGCCTTATAAAGGGCATAAATACCTTATTGAAGCGGCTGAAATTTTGAAAAGCAAAGGGTATAAAATTAAAGTTTTAATGGCCGGAACCGGCAGCTGTGAAGGCGAACTGAAAAGTATGGTTATGGAAAAGGGGCTTCAAGACACAGTGGTTTTTACAGGTTTTATAAATAATGTGCAAAATGTGCTGAATATCATGGATATTCAAGCCAATGCTTCATATGGAACAGAAGCTACGAGTTTGGCTCTTCTTGAGGGAATGAGCCTTGGAATACCGGCTGTCGTAAGCGACTATGGCGGCAACCCGGGGGTTATTTCACAGGGAGAGAACGGCTATATATTTAAGCTTAAAGACAGCAAAGACATGGCAAAGTATATTGAAACTCTCATAACTGACAGGGAAAAATATGAATATATGTCGGAGAGGGCAAAAGAGATATTTAACGGAAAATTCACAGCCCAAATATATGCCGCAAATATTGAGGATGTTTACAGAAATGTTTTAGGAGGTAAAGGAAGCCATGACAAAAAAGAAGTTTAA
- the murJ gene encoding murein biosynthesis integral membrane protein MurJ, translating into MEKKNNNDVKTVSFIMVITLIGKIMGLVRDQFLASNYSIGIEANAFLTASRIPRVFFDVVFASAISASFIPVFNEYMKKYGREESFKLSNNFITLVGVFTTAVTILGILFAPQLTTLFADGFDEETALLCTKLVRILFPTTIFTGIAFSFVGILQSMDEFNVPAAMSIASNLVIIIYFIFFNDRFGIYGLTAAFLLGWAMQALVQIPPLVKKKFSYRPYINLKDEGLKKIISLMLPVMVSTWIQPINIAINTKYASRLLEGSGVSAIEYANTVYSIIVGVFVLSVANVIFPKLSRMNIDDNKSGFSATVGSTLEAMAFLLIPMTAGLMALSGPVISLIYEHGKFGDYAVGLTSNALFFFSIGMIGFGIQTILSRAYYAKQNGKVPLLSGVASIIINIFLCSVLSEPMGIGGLALASSVSTVVAGIILLLPTQKNDKIISRDNLKQYLKMAVSAIIMAGAVAVCRDMLTNIIGQSVISKIILVGIPTFIGILIYMVLTYILNVPQAKTAFGFGIKFLKGKGKND; encoded by the coding sequence ATGGAGAAAAAAAATAATAATGATGTTAAAACAGTCAGTTTCATAATGGTTATAACTTTAATTGGCAAGATAATGGGGCTTGTAAGGGATCAATTTCTTGCAAGCAATTATTCTATAGGTATTGAGGCCAATGCTTTTCTTACTGCAAGCAGAATACCGCGTGTATTTTTTGACGTTGTTTTTGCTTCGGCGATTTCGGCAAGCTTTATACCTGTTTTTAACGAATATATGAAAAAATATGGCAGGGAAGAATCATTTAAGCTGTCAAATAATTTTATTACTCTTGTAGGTGTTTTTACTACGGCAGTTACAATTTTGGGGATATTATTTGCTCCTCAGCTGACAACGCTTTTTGCAGATGGATTTGATGAAGAAACGGCCTTGCTATGCACAAAGCTTGTAAGGATTTTATTCCCTACGACGATTTTCACGGGCATTGCGTTTTCATTTGTAGGAATACTTCAAAGTATGGATGAATTTAATGTCCCGGCGGCTATGAGCATAGCGTCGAACCTTGTTATAATAATTTATTTTATATTTTTTAACGACAGATTCGGAATATACGGCCTTACCGCCGCTTTCCTTTTAGGATGGGCAATGCAGGCTCTTGTGCAGATACCGCCGCTTGTTAAGAAGAAGTTTTCTTACAGGCCGTATATAAATTTGAAAGATGAAGGGCTTAAAAAGATAATTTCACTTATGCTCCCCGTCATGGTAAGCACATGGATACAGCCTATTAATATTGCTATAAATACTAAATATGCGTCCAGGCTTCTGGAAGGTTCCGGAGTTTCGGCAATAGAATATGCAAACACAGTATACTCTATTATTGTAGGCGTTTTTGTACTTTCTGTAGCAAATGTAATTTTTCCGAAGCTTTCTAGGATGAATATTGACGACAATAAGAGCGGATTCAGCGCGACAGTTGGATCAACTCTTGAAGCTATGGCTTTCCTGCTTATTCCTATGACGGCCGGGCTCATGGCTCTCAGCGGGCCTGTTATAAGCCTTATCTACGAACACGGCAAATTTGGGGATTATGCGGTAGGGCTTACGTCAAATGCGCTTTTCTTTTTTTCAATAGGGATGATTGGTTTTGGCATACAGACGATATTAAGCAGGGCATATTATGCGAAACAAAACGGCAAGGTACCGCTTTTAAGCGGAGTCGCTTCAATTATAATAAACATATTTTTATGTTCCGTACTTTCAGAACCTATGGGGATTGGAGGGTTGGCGCTTGCATCGTCAGTTTCAACTGTTGTGGCGGGAATAATACTTTTGCTGCCTACGCAAAAAAACGATAAGATTATAAGCAGGGACAATTTAAAACAGTATTTAAAAATGGCCGTATCCGCAATAATAATGGCAGGGGCTGTGGCAGTATGCAGGGATATGCTGACAAATATTATTGGACAGTCTGTTATTTCAAAAATTATTTTGGTAGGAATTCCAACGTTTATTGGGATTTTGATATATATGGTTTTAACTTATATTTTAAATGTTCCACAAGCAAAAACTGCTTTTGGCTTTGGAATAAAATTTTTGAAAGGAAAGGGAAAAAATGATTGA
- a CDS encoding O-antigen ligase family protein codes for MIENSLIYSFLTRIGNSFMKCLNESAFVTAFLTKSDHLETVTGSLIFKAYYFLKVLFSKIFRAMRLDKLLSGSILKVTAFWAGLTIAAAPFVPTMLVLLMAAAGFGSMILRLLCDEKRELRYSAVNKYIYVYAGVYLFATFLSVDLKGSLFGGLLTVCFILFSIVVINAFESRIQVKALLFVMVCGGVIVSLYGFYQYLFQSKFGGVWVDTEMFDGMFRVYSTFANPNVLGEYFLIVIPISVACFFISKPILMKIFYAGTTAVMLACLVLTYSRGCYIGIAVAAAVYLVLYDKRFIFLGVLALLLMPFFLPETMLNRILSIGNMEDSSTSYRVYIWMGTIAMLKDYWFTGIGPGESAYNVVYPIYGYNGISAPHSHNTFLQVMCDSGIIGIIAFAALIYQYYKALFIAFISEKDEESRFLILAGLASASGFFVQSMFDYTFYNYRVMLLFWALIGLGVVFTKYSSMPEVCDD; via the coding sequence ATGATTGAAAACAGTTTAATATATTCATTCCTTACCCGTATTGGAAATTCGTTTATGAAATGCCTTAACGAAAGTGCGTTTGTTACCGCATTTCTTACTAAAAGCGACCATTTGGAAACAGTTACGGGCAGCCTGATTTTTAAAGCGTATTATTTTCTGAAAGTTTTATTTTCCAAAATATTCAGAGCCATGCGGCTTGACAAGCTGCTTAGCGGCAGCATACTTAAAGTCACGGCTTTTTGGGCGGGGCTTACTATAGCGGCCGCGCCTTTTGTTCCGACAATGCTTGTGCTTTTGATGGCGGCGGCAGGATTTGGCTCTATGATTTTAAGGCTTCTGTGCGATGAAAAAAGGGAACTCAGATATTCCGCGGTTAACAAATACATATATGTTTATGCCGGGGTATATTTGTTTGCAACATTTTTGTCTGTAGATCTTAAAGGCAGTCTTTTCGGAGGACTCTTAACAGTCTGCTTCATACTTTTTTCCATTGTAGTTATAAATGCTTTTGAAAGCAGGATACAAGTTAAAGCACTGCTGTTTGTAATGGTGTGCGGCGGAGTGATTGTTTCGCTTTATGGTTTTTACCAGTATTTGTTCCAGTCGAAGTTTGGCGGGGTATGGGTAGATACCGAAATGTTTGACGGAATGTTCCGCGTATATTCCACTTTTGCAAACCCAAATGTACTCGGAGAATATTTTTTAATTGTAATACCTATTTCGGTTGCATGTTTTTTTATATCAAAACCAATTTTAATGAAGATTTTTTATGCAGGCACAACAGCCGTAATGCTTGCATGCCTTGTGCTCACTTATTCAAGGGGGTGTTATATCGGCATAGCCGTTGCGGCGGCAGTTTATCTTGTGCTGTATGATAAACGATTTATTTTTCTGGGGGTATTGGCGCTTCTGCTCATGCCGTTTTTCCTGCCGGAAACAATGCTTAACAGGATTTTGAGTATCGGGAATATGGAAGATTCATCAACGTCTTACAGGGTTTATATATGGATGGGCACCATAGCCATGCTTAAAGATTACTGGTTTACAGGTATCGGCCCCGGAGAAAGCGCGTACAATGTGGTGTATCCTATTTATGGGTATAACGGTATCAGCGCGCCGCATTCGCATAACACATTTTTGCAGGTTATGTGCGACAGCGGGATAATAGGGATAATTGCTTTTGCAGCCCTTATATATCAATATTATAAAGCGCTTTTTATAGCGTTTATATCGGAAAAGGACGAGGAAAGCAGATTTTTAATTCTTGCCGGGCTTGCTTCTGCAAGCGGCTTTTTTGTCCAAAGTATGTTTGACTATACGTTTTATAATTACAGGGTTATGCTGCTTTTCTGGGCTCTTATAGGCCTTGGCGTTGTATTTACTAAGTATTCTTCAATGCCGGAGGTGTGCGATGATTAA
- a CDS encoding DUF4330 domain-containing protein yields the protein MTKKKFKINLFDIVLIIIVLAAILVGYKFTHKEVAVETKTIRYTFELTDNDEGFTDLISVGDEITDNIKNYYMGRVVDVKKVPYTELVDSQELGKVVETEIPGRETAIVTVEANVTENGPDLKVNGYFTVKGGLEIAVKGLGYAGRGYILTVEREAAEQ from the coding sequence ATGACAAAAAAGAAGTTTAAAATAAATTTATTTGATATTGTACTTATTATTATAGTTCTGGCAGCTATTTTGGTCGGTTATAAGTTTACCCATAAAGAAGTTGCGGTTGAAACGAAAACAATTAGGTACACTTTTGAACTTACGGATAACGACGAAGGATTTACGGATTTGATTTCCGTAGGCGACGAAATAACAGACAATATAAAAAATTATTATATGGGGCGTGTTGTTGACGTAAAGAAAGTTCCGTACACGGAGCTTGTAGACAGCCAGGAATTAGGAAAGGTTGTTGAAACAGAAATTCCGGGAAGGGAGACGGCTATTGTAACCGTTGAAGCAAATGTAACGGAAAACGGTCCCGATCTGAAGGTTAACGGTTATTTTACTGTTAAAGGCGGCCTTGAAATTGCGGTTAAAGGTCTGGGATATGCGGGACGCGGATATATACTTACAGTTGAAAGGGAGGCGGCTGAACAATGA
- a CDS encoding amino acid ABC transporter ATP-binding protein: MIKVNNIEKHFAGGKVKALNGITTEIRKGEVVVIIGPSGSGKSTFLRCLNLLEVPTGGSILFDGVDLTDKSVDIDKHRQKMGMVFQHFNLFPHMTILRNMTIAPIKLQGKSQQEAEKLAMGLLERVGLSDRANAYPSQLSGGQKQRVAIVRALCMQPEVMLFDEPTSALDPEMVGEVLEVMKSLAIEGMTMAVVTHEMGFAREVASRVIFVDGGKIVEEGTPNEIFSNPKSERLKGFLAKVL; this comes from the coding sequence CTGATTAAAGTTAATAATATTGAAAAACATTTTGCCGGTGGTAAAGTAAAAGCTCTTAACGGGATTACAACTGAAATCCGCAAAGGCGAGGTTGTTGTTATAATCGGCCCTTCAGGTTCGGGGAAGTCAACTTTCCTTCGATGCCTTAATCTCTTGGAAGTTCCTACTGGCGGCAGCATATTGTTTGACGGTGTTGATCTTACTGATAAGAGCGTCGATATAGATAAGCATCGTCAAAAAATGGGAATGGTTTTTCAACATTTTAATTTATTCCCTCATATGACAATTTTAAGAAATATGACAATCGCACCTATAAAGCTTCAGGGAAAAAGCCAGCAGGAAGCTGAAAAGCTTGCAATGGGGCTATTGGAGAGAGTTGGACTTTCAGATAGGGCAAACGCATATCCTTCGCAGCTTTCAGGCGGTCAGAAGCAGCGCGTTGCAATAGTCCGCGCTTTATGTATGCAGCCGGAAGTTATGCTGTTTGACGAGCCTACAAGCGCCCTCGATCCGGAAATGGTTGGGGAAGTTCTTGAAGTTATGAAAAGCCTTGCCATTGAAGGAATGACAATGGCTGTCGTAACGCATGAAATGGGTTTTGCGCGTGAAGTTGCGTCCAGAGTTATATTTGTTGACGGAGGGAAGATAGTTGAAGAAGGAACGCCAAATGAAATTTTTTCTAACCCTAAGAGTGAAAGATTAAAGGGATTTTTGGCGAAAGTTTTATAG
- a CDS encoding YitT family protein, with protein MMDGIGLKAKNAVFVVSGTLIIAIAINVFFLSSNLVVGGFSGLGIIIESITADRFNGGIPISLTNIVLNFPLFILAYIFLGKSYLGKTIFATVFLSAALEITSFLPAYNGDLMLIAIYGGIIDGIGIGLVLRGMASTGGVELMASLIHRKFKHLSISSIMFVVNFLIIAAGFFIFGAEKAMYAVISIFISSKVINILLEGFSFSKAAFIISEKSGEIAERIMKENSRGVTALQGRGMYTGHNKEVLMCVFGRKEITKIKEIVRNLDPKAFIILTDITEVMGEGFKDLYAAD; from the coding sequence ATGATGGACGGTATTGGTTTAAAGGCTAAAAATGCGGTTTTTGTCGTTTCGGGGACATTGATTATTGCTATTGCCATTAATGTGTTTTTCCTCTCTTCAAATTTGGTTGTAGGCGGATTTTCGGGACTGGGAATTATTATCGAATCGATTACGGCCGATAGATTTAACGGAGGGATACCAATATCGTTAACAAATATAGTTTTAAATTTTCCGCTTTTTATATTGGCATATATTTTCCTTGGGAAAAGCTATCTGGGAAAAACGATTTTTGCGACGGTGTTTTTATCAGCCGCCCTTGAGATTACGTCATTCCTTCCGGCGTATAACGGGGATTTAATGCTTATTGCTATTTACGGAGGTATAATTGACGGTATTGGAATCGGCCTTGTTCTTAGGGGAATGGCAAGCACCGGAGGAGTTGAACTTATGGCTTCTTTGATACACAGAAAATTTAAACATTTATCGATTTCTTCTATTATGTTTGTTGTAAACTTTTTGATAATAGCCGCCGGCTTTTTTATATTTGGAGCGGAAAAAGCTATGTATGCGGTAATATCGATTTTTATTTCCAGCAAAGTAATAAATATTTTGCTGGAAGGCTTTTCGTTTTCAAAAGCAGCATTTATTATTTCGGAAAAAAGCGGCGAAATAGCTGAAAGGATTATGAAAGAAAACAGCCGAGGCGTTACGGCCCTTCAAGGCCGCGGAATGTATACGGGGCATAACAAAGAAGTGCTGATGTGCGTTTTTGGAAGGAAAGAAATAACGAAGATCAAGGAAATTGTAAGAAACCTTGATCCGAAAGCTTTTATTATACTTACGGATATAACGGAAGTTATGGGCGAAGGATTTAAAGATTTGTATGCCGCCGATTAA
- a CDS encoding DUF4330 domain-containing protein has protein sequence MKLIDEKGKLFGKVNAIDLCVLIIVIALAFGAYYKFVVMNKTSSSASTQRIEYKVEIERVRDVALNNLKIGDTLYDKTSGNAIGTITNIESEPAEGRIKYDDGSVAVGEVENRYNIILTVEADGVVNESGSFVNRTYELLVGSKKKFVTKYIECDGSVSEIL, from the coding sequence ATGAAACTGATTGATGAAAAAGGGAAACTTTTCGGTAAAGTTAATGCGATAGATTTATGTGTTTTGATTATTGTAATTGCCCTTGCATTTGGTGCGTATTACAAATTTGTTGTTATGAATAAGACAAGTTCGTCGGCTTCTACACAGCGTATTGAATACAAAGTTGAGATTGAAAGGGTTCGCGACGTTGCTTTGAATAATCTTAAAATTGGTGATACCCTTTACGACAAAACTTCCGGAAACGCTATTGGCACAATTACAAATATCGAAAGCGAGCCGGCGGAAGGAAGGATTAAATATGATGACGGAAGCGTCGCGGTGGGGGAAGTTGAAAACAGGTATAATATTATTTTAACGGTTGAGGCGGACGGAGTAGTTAATGAAAGCGGTTCGTTTGTAAACAGGACGTATGAACTTCTTGTCGGCTCCAAAAAGAAGTTTGTAACAAAATATATAGAGTGCGACGGAAGTGTCAGCGAAATTCTTTAG
- a CDS encoding WecB/TagA/CpsF family glycosyltransferase, which produces MRNTTEILGVQFDVLTMEEAVGKVMGFFDGKGNRFICTPNPEIVMEAQKDSQLMGILKAADLVVPDGIGIVWASKFTGKRIKERVAGYDLAMNVLKEMAVEGKTAYFFGGAPGVAASAAKKLMKDHPGLKIIGTRNGYFSAKEEKEIISEIKRLSPDMLFVGLGAPKQEKWIYENLRFTGAKVAIGIGGSFDVMAGNLKRAPKIYQKLGLEWFYRLIKQPSRWKRMMRLPVFVIKVLVNKK; this is translated from the coding sequence ATGAGGAACACAACTGAAATTCTTGGGGTGCAGTTTGACGTTCTTACTATGGAAGAAGCTGTTGGCAAGGTTATGGGGTTTTTTGACGGAAAAGGCAACCGTTTTATATGCACTCCTAACCCTGAAATAGTTATGGAAGCGCAAAAAGATTCGCAGCTTATGGGAATACTTAAAGCCGCGGATCTTGTTGTTCCGGACGGAATAGGGATAGTTTGGGCTTCAAAATTTACCGGAAAAAGAATAAAAGAAAGGGTGGCCGGATATGATTTGGCTATGAATGTTTTAAAAGAAATGGCTGTTGAAGGCAAAACGGCATACTTTTTCGGGGGAGCGCCTGGAGTTGCGGCTTCAGCGGCAAAGAAACTGATGAAAGATCATCCGGGTCTAAAAATAATAGGCACAAGAAATGGATATTTTTCGGCAAAAGAGGAAAAAGAAATAATATCGGAAATTAAAAGGCTTTCGCCTGATATGCTCTTTGTAGGTCTTGGAGCGCCCAAACAGGAAAAATGGATATATGAAAATTTAAGGTTTACTGGCGCTAAGGTTGCAATAGGTATCGGGGGAAGTTTTGACGTAATGGCGGGAAATTTAAAACGCGCGCCTAAAATATATCAAAAGCTCGGCCTTGAATGGTTTTACAGGCTTATAAAACAGCCGTCGAGATGGAAACGTATGATGCGCCTTCCCGTGTTTGTCATTAAGGTTCTGGTGAATAAAAAATAG